The sequence GCTTCTCTCTGACAACATGGTTGGAACCAGAGCCTCCCTGTCTTCCTGACAGCTGGGTAGTGCCACCGTCATCACACTGGCCAAGCTGTAGTTTCTGCAGAGAAGCCCAGCATCCCTTTGGTGCCACACCTGACACTTCAGAATATTCAGTGGCCCCTCACCTGCACCCCTGACTCTGAGCATCTCTACTGGAGGCAGTCTAATGTTTGGTCAATGCTCACGTTTGGTCAATACTCAAGAAGCCCAGTCCTCACAGTCACGTTTTCCCACATGCTGAACACTTCCATAGAGTTTTTCTCAGGGCTCCCACGACATCCTTATTTCGAAGACTATAGATCAAGGGGTTGAGCATTGGTGTCACAATGGTGTAGAAGACAGACACAACTTTATCTTGGCCTGGAGTATGGGAAGAGATTGGCCTCATGTACATGAAAATGATGGCGCCATAGTATAGGCTGACCACCACCAAGTGAGAGGAGCAGGCGGAGAAAGCTTTCTTCCTCCCCTCGGCAGAAGCCATGTGGATGATGGTGACCAGGATGAGTATGTAGGAGGCAAGGATGACGGAGAATGGAATGAGAAGCAGAATAGTGGTACTGATCAACACCCCTGTCTCATATGCCAAGGTGTCCTCACAAGAGAGCTGCAGGACACCAGGGAGTTCACAGTAAAAATGATGGATTTCTCTGGGTCCACAGAAAGGGAACTTCATGGTGTAGACAGTGTGTACCAAGGCATTGAAAGCACCACTCACCCATGAGCTCAGTGCCATCTGCCTGCAGAGGGTCCAGTTCATGTGCAGCAAGCAGTGGAGAGGCTTACAGATGGCCACATATCGGTCATAGGACATGAGTCCCAAAAGGATGCACTCAGTTCCACCCAAGGCCAATCCCAGGAAGATTTGTGTCCCACAGCCAGACACAGAGATGGCAGTCTTGTGCAGAAGGAAGTCAGACATCATCTTGGGGACAATTGCAATTGTGAACAggatgtcaatgagagagagctgCCACAGGAAAAAGTACATAGGAGTGTGCAGAAGGGGGTCCACCAGCATCAGCAGGATGAGGAGGCTGTTTCCTGTCAGAGTGACGAAGAACATGATGGAGATGAGCACGAAGACACAAAAGTGAGCTGGTGTGTGCTGAAGCAGTCCCAGAAGAAAAAACTCGGCCACAGTGTGGTTCTCCAAACTTGTCATGCTTGGAAGCTCCACCAAGGTCATAGAAAATGCACCCAAGTATAAATACTATTGTATGGTAAAGTTGGACTATTTGGAAATCGTCATATTATGTGTGACAGTTTCAGAAAAAAATGGTGACTCCTGCAGGTGTAGGTTCATCCAATTATACTTGTCTAGTTTACTAAATGCTCTATCAGGTGAAGGCTTCAGTTGAGTTTTCCATCTTTTGCTGTATTTTGAGCAAGGGCTTCTCATCCAGGGCAGCTGAATGGAGGGGAGTCTGTCTGTGTCTCACCAGCACCTTGGGTGCAGACTGGCCAGTGAGTCACAGCTGCTCCCATTGATTCCCTGAGCTCCCCCACTGCAGGATCCCCTCTGCATCATGACTGTGATGTCTGGAAGGAAGCAAAGTTCTGTAAGTGTTCTGGGCATGAAGACAGCACTTTAGACCTGAGTACAGGTGAGATCCCTGTTGGTTCATGGACCAATCTAATGCTCCTAGCCTGATTTTTTTGCAGATGTTTTCCTCACTGCTGGTAACTTACAGCATTTACACAGTCTCACTCACCTGAGGGACTGTTCACCCACCTTTAAGAACAAAGGAGGACATGGAGAATGTTCCGGCAGGTGTTTGCTCTTGGTGTTGAAGACAGGGCTGTCTCCATATGCGTGTTGACCCTGGACACCTGTCTTCTGTGGTCTCACATAGCGATGTGCACTTCTGCCTCAAAGGGAAGGCTGTGCTCAGACTGGCAGAGCTGCTCACTGCAGAAGCCCAAGCTCCTCAGCCTTGGGAGCACACCCCTTCAAGAGGGGCCTGCAGCCTTCCCTTGCAGATAAGTCAGACCTTCTCTTTACAGTAAGCCAAAAGGCTTTATCAAACTGGTGAAGTTTTTATTAGGTCAGTCCACCTTTAAATACCATTGGATACCGTTTACATTACTTTGTGAAGTAATAAATCTGTCTTCCAATAAGCTGTGCACCTAAATTCAAAAACTTCTCTTCTTGTTGTTTATACTCTGGGAAGTGTGGGAGATGCTAGTGAGGACTAAGTGGCAAATATATTCTCATGAAGAATTTTAGCAGTGGGTTCCATAACCCAAgtgcatttgttttaaaatatttgatgaatAGCAGATGATCAGAACAGACACACCCTTCAACAATAGGGAAATCAATGGGTACCTATTATAATGATAGGTCTCATACAcataaagtagaaaaataaaaaagaatggcaaCAGGATTTACAAAGAGTAAGAAAAACAGCCAAATATCTGGACATTAATAAAATGGTGGGATGCTCTGTTGCCATCCATCTAAATGCTTTTTTCTTAGTGGAGATTACAGTTTCCAATTAATCAGATTACAAAAGAAAAGTGTtaatgtgaagcaagtaccagtcACGAGTCTCCTGCATAGGATAAATGCCTTGGCATAGATGTACCTCTCAGACATCTTCCCGTCTGCCCATGGGCTGTCCTGGTCTCTCATTGCACCCAAAAGCCTCTGAATCCTCCCAGCTGAAGCCAACCTCATCccccacctgcccaccactgcccgACTGCTGATGAGGTTGCAGTCACTATCAAGCTCTTCCTGAGTTGTGCTGCATTATTATACTTCACGTTCTGATGGATGCCGCATGTATTTTTAGAGTTCTGGTTTCTACAACAGCATATGCTCACTAAACAGAGAATCTTTACATTTTATTCACTCATACAGATTAGACAggattaaatacattttaaattgtaCTTTGGTGAAGTATAGAAATTGAGTCAGCTTTACTTGTAAGTTTTTTCTGCTACTTATATATCTTGGAATGACTATTTATATGTCTATATGACTAGTTATATGTCTTGGAATGAAATATTTAATACAATCTAAGTCTCAGTTTTACCATCAAAAAATTGAGATTGTTTTTAACGTAGCTCAAAATTTTCCACACCTGAAGCATGTTAGAAAATATATACACTTTTAAATTGTAAAATAATGGTTGTATTGATGTTATTGAATTATCTTCATAACACTTCTTTTTTCCTGAGATCAAAGTCTGTTCTTCGATTGTGATTAATTAACAAAGCCATGTGCAGCTGTCCCATATTTTAGATTTCCCACCACCACCACTGTCCTCTCTGTGCCTCATGGGGACTCTGAGGAAATCTCCACTCTGCACTGGCCAGGGATGTCTGCATGGTCACTGAGGGGCAGGCTGTACAGCACATAGGGTCATTACAAAGCCGGGTTTTCTGCTGAACGCGACTCACACCTGAAATCTCACTGTCAGTTGTGGCCTCTGATTTGCAGTGAATTTGTGTTCTAGAACTGCACTTAGCAACAAAATGAGATTATTATCTCTAGCTGGAAAGAAAAATCAATTTACGCATAAAGTTTTGAGGGCAGTAGCTGGGATAATGTTCCAACAGACACCATGCTCTTTGTATCCACCGTCATCACCCTTTCCTATTGTTTGGACCAATTTTTggaactcatttatttatttcttttcaatttcactGTCATGTCTACCCGTCTTTCACTCTctgctttcttcctctttctattTACAAAAGTGCCAGATTTAATTTCAAAGTTCATatagaatttttttaagttagcaaattaatcttTATTAACTTGAAAGGAAATGATCTTTAAGTTGCCTGCTCACATGGTATGAGAAAATTCCTTATGATAATGAGAAAGCTTGAAGATATATTAATTGATCTAAATAATACCTGAGCCGCATAACTTAACTTGTATGTTGAATGATGAATTATGGGTATAGGTGAGCATGTAGGAAAGTATCAGAGAGACACAGTGAAatcaaaggaagaatttaaaagaTTTAATTTCAAAAAGGATGGGACAGGCTGGACGcaatggcacatgcttgtaatcccagcagtttgagaggctgaggcaggaggatcacaagttcaaagccagccttagcaaaagtgaggtgataagaactcagtgagacccgttcttttaataaagtataaaattgggctgggaatatggctcagtggtcaagtgtccctgagttcaatccctagtacccccaaaaaaatacataaataaaaaataggacatagaaagaaaacaattaagcaaaatgTAAGTGTGTTAATGGAAGACACCTAAGATTGGTTGTTTTCCCCAGGTGTGTAAATAGAGGAATGCACATGGGATTACACAACAATTTGGCACTGTGTTAAtgcaatttaaataatttttgtagCCCTTACAGATGAAGTCAATTAGGAAGATTTTTTCTCGATGAAACACAACCATCCTCATTGTGAGATTTTACAAACAGAAGATCCTAAGCACCGAGCTATTGCACAGTGATGAGTTTCACGTTGCTCGCTTAGAAAGGTCCATTTTATAGGTACTCACTTTTCTGCTAGTAAGTAGTTGATTCAAAATAATTAGGAAATGAACTGAATATGACCTTCCAGCTGGCTTGGGCAGGAGTGCATGACCAAGTGAAGGGATGGCTCTGAGCATGGAGTGTCTTCCTTGTGCAGCTGTCCTCACTGACtccagaaacaaacatgtagccaAATAATGCCATCCCAGGGTGTGTACATGAGCATTTTGTTCTCCCTGATGACTGCATCATCTTGAATGATCTCAAGTGAGAATTATACCCCAGGGAATGCTGTGTGCATGAACAGAGACAACTGTGGAACACTTCTAATTGCCTCGCCACCCTCATATCCCGGGAGAGGGAGTCTCAGGATCTAACCCATTTTGTGTGAAGCAAACAAGTACAATATGTTACAGACATCCACACAATCCCATGTGGTGTGTTTTCATGGAACTCACAGCCACTCCCACTAGTGCAAGTAGCTAACAACAGGGACATATGCACAGTTACTGTGCTATCAGCAAATCTAAAACAACTCTCACAATGATACAACATCACCTCTGGTACCATTGTGATTGTCATATACATTGTATTTAACAACTGGAATATGAAAGAAGCCCACTATAGAATTTGAAAAATGGGCTTGATCTGCATTATCCTATATacttttttaaatggcatttgctTATGAAGGGAGCAATTTGTTTGTGCTGTGGAGAAGCCTGCATTCTGAATTCTGCTGATCACACCTCCGTGTGCTCCCCAGCAAGGTGCACTAACCCCATGGTGCCTAGGAATTACCCAAACAGAAGGAGAGGGAAATGCACACATGTGCTGGTGTCCACATACAGTAAAGTACTGCCCTACCTGAGAGTGTATTTCTCAGATAAGAGAGACACAAGGAAGCCCAAGGAGCAGAATGCAGGACCTGGACTTGGTGTTTGTAAATTTAGAAAGATGAATTACTAGAAGTTAGACAGCATGTTGTTAACAGGCACACCATGTCCACTAGAGAGCCAAATGAGATAGGAGAAGAAGAAATTAATATGCtccaactcacacccaacccccaAATAAATCCCATTTATACTAAGTACAATAGCTTACATGGTGAAATTAAAcaaaaactaggaaaaaaatcaattttttgttttatattcttatttttcataaggATAAAGGATACCTTTCTTAacactacaccaagaggaaacaggtaaattatttaaattcatattccagcctagatatatagatgatttATGAAACTATATACTTTCtaaaagaaatagagaaataaTCTTCTTGAAACACATGAGAATAAACACACAATTATATACTAATTAAATGTTCTTTAAAATTTAAGATGAAAATGCTAACCATCTTTGTTTAATCATTCTATATTATGCACATGCATTGAatcatcccactgtatccatagtATGTGCAATTGaaataataatgaataataaaaattaaaagaaattcaaAATGTATATGGCAAAAATATGTATTCAAAAATTGATATGAAAGTACTCAAAAAGTATAAATTAATAAATCTGCACAATTGCAAGAAATCCCAAAAGAGgcacaatgtgtaatgatcaattGAGGGAAATTCATTTAATCTCAccaattattaaatttaaaatgacaATAAAATACTATCACTTGTCAAATGCTTTAGTGAATATCTGAAGATGTGACATCCCTCCTCTGTGGCCGAAGCATCCTGGAACACTGATTAGGCTTTCTAGTGATATAGTTTCAATTTGCAAATAACATTAGCACATCAAGCAACATTGACACTGCTGTGTCCATCCCAGCAGGGTGCCCAATAACCAAGAAATAGAAGCAACCTCAGTGTCTATCAGTTGAAGAATGGAGAGAGGAAATGTGTTCAGACACACAAAAGACACACCATCAGCCATAGACACATGTGATTCTGTTATTCGTGACATCACAGATGGAACTGAAGATCACTGtgtcacatgaaataagatgggaacAGAAAAATAAGGGTCCATGCTCTCACTCAGATGTGGGAAAATAATTATCTCATAGGCAAGTGGGAGAGTGGTCACAGGAGGTGGGGCATAGGGAGGTAAGGAGAGATGGGGAAAGTAGATCACTGGTGACTAAGTTATAGTTACAGGAGAAGGAATTCTGGTGTGctattgcacagtagggtgacAACAGGTGACGATGATGCACTGCACATTTCAGAAAATTAGAACAAAGGATTTAGAAAGTACTCATCATAAAGAAGTGAGAAATGCTTGAAGAGATAGACATGTTCTGGCTGATTTAAAGATTTCACAATGTAGTCATGTTGAAATACCGCATGCAACCCCATTAGTATGCACAGTGTGTGtggttttatgtatcagttaaaactaAATTTAACTAAATGTAAATTCCAGAGAACTATAGGAAACTGTGTTAgcctttcatcactgtgaccaaaacacctaacAAAAACTACTTAGATGAGGAAAAAATTATTGTGGCTCATAGTTTCAAAGGATTTAGTCCATGGTCCGCTGGCTCCAAGGCGAAGTTCTGTAGCAGAAGGGcacagtggaggaaagctgctcagctcatggcagccaggaagcagaggagggggggagagagggagggaatgagagagagagagagagagagagagagagatgggggagGTCCAGGAACAGAACAGTCCCCAAGGGCTCTgcttcctccttcctctcccttcccctccacctGCCTGTGTCCACTCAAGCCACTAGACCATCACTCCTCACTCATCTCACTCATGGTTCTTTTCTGAAAATAGCAAGTGAAAGAGCAATATTTCAAACTTTTCTGGGATTTTATATCTCATGCGTTACATCTTTTGCCTTATAAGGCTAAAACAGGCTGCAGAATAATATAATTACCCTGGTAATCACCACATTACACACCTCCCTAGGTTCTCAGACTTCCTTGAGTCTTCGATATTAGTTTACTCCACCAAAACATGGAAATAGTTTTTAAACTCTATTGTTTGTAATTTATAGTGCATCATTAGAGAATTAGTTTTTGTCATTAGTATGAATGACctcatagatatttttaaaaaagaaaaataagctaATGTGCTTAAAGATTAAATTTAATAAGATGATATTGTATAAAGGAATGTTGTTTAATGACTAGATTTTAACTCTTTATTTCACAAAAATAACAATGTGATGACAGATATTTGTAACCATAGGTGATGATGGGAATCAATCTGCCCCACTGCTGTAGCCACTTCACTGTCAATATGCACCCCATATTATCATGTTATAAACCTCAAATACACACAACTGTAGTTATTGTAGAGAACTCGGAGAAGGGTCATTCTTTGCTTGTCCCTCAGGGACAGGGCAGATTCTGGCAGAGGGAAACTGGGCTGGTGCCTCAGCAGCAGCAATATGTGGCGGtgccagctctctctctctctctccctctgaatCCCCAGGGATGTTACTGTGAAGTTTGAAGAAGCCCTTCAGGGACATAGACCATCACAGCACATGAGGAACCCAGGATAAAGGGGGATGGAGGCTGTGTTTCCCAGTCCTCCTGGCTCCTGGACTGAGATCGTCCAGCACACAGCCAATCCCACACAATTGGCTTCAAGGGTGCAGAGTGGTCCTGTCCCACATGGGTGGTACTGAGCCCACTCAGGTTCTGTGGAATTGAAAGAGAGATGGAGAAGACATGCCTTAGAGCCACTACAGCAACACAGTGATGAAATAGAGGAGAGACAGTAGTTTATCAGAGACATTTGTGTTGGAAGAGTGTGTAGCAGATGGTGCTTTGTGAGGATTGGGCAGTATTGAGCGGTCGAGCTGGTGGGCTGGTTTCTGGCTTGACCTACTGCACCTGGTGGAAACCTTCACTGTTCAGAGAGCTCACTCAGGCAGGTCCATGTCAGACCTGGTGGAGATGATGTCTCTGTGACACCTGATCACAGATTCCCATCAAGGGCAGTGACAACAACTAGCAGATGACAGATGGTCACCAGGCAGTGATCTGAAAATTCAGAGGGGCAAACTCAAGCAGTGGTTGGTATAAAGTGGGCCTGTGGGTTCAGGTGGTTGGCTTCACCGGAGGAGCGTGGCCTTACCCTCTCCCCACCGAACCTGCACATATGGGAAGCCACAGCAAGCATTCTGACCCAGGTGCCCCTGCTCCTCAGAGCTCAGGGACcactttgacccatcagtgagcaCAAAACGCAATTCTGCTGCATGTTGGTTGGCTCAGTCACATTCTCTTATATCTTGTATCACTCCCTAAGGGTTTCTTTGAAGCAGATGGAAGCTATGGTGACAGGGTAGTGGCATTAACAAGGACACAGTAATAACAGAGACAGTGATGATGAGTACAAACCCTGAGCACATCCTGTGGCACACTGTGCTCCTTACCCAACTCTCCCATTATTTAATATGCCTTGTTTAACCTTCAAAGCAAAATTGTAACTCACTGCATTTGTTAGAAATTTATTGCAGATGTAATTTCATTGGCGATTGTGCACAAAAAAGGCCCCCCCAAATTGAATTTTTGCTGAAACTATATACGATtaagttttcttctttattttttttcacaggAAAATCCATCACCATTTTTCCATAATTACTTGTGCCTAGGGCGTGCTCCTACCTAGATGAGGTGGGGGAATCACGTCTTTCTGTAGTCATTCTTCACAAGACCTCTGGTAACACAACAGGAATCACATCATCCACCTTTATATTGATTCAGCATCTGACTTCTGCCTCTCCCATGAAAGTTCAGTGTCATTTGATGACATTGATGGGTTGTGAATAACAACCACCTATTTTCAACCAGCTGGTCACTAACCTGCAAAGTCCCCTATCTCAAATTTTTGATATATGTTATAATTATTTGGTGCAGACTTGTTTCACAGAGTGGGCCTGCACTTGATCCGCTCCTGGGTCATGCTTAGCTTGCTCAATTGGCCTTTGGGTCTATGTTGGTTCTCAAAGTGTCAATTAATTTCACGTAATGAACTGAAGTTCTCTCTTTGGTCAGCTCTCTCACCTTCTCAAGGAGGCCTACCCTGCATAGGCTTCTTAAAATCCCAATGCTCCCCCTGGACCCGGACTCCTCTGGTCTCCTTACTGTTCTGCTGTGTGGGGTTTGCAGTCCACCTTCACCTTCTATTCATTAAATGAACAGGTCAATTCCACTCACCACTCATTGTTGTTGCTCCACCAGGGTTAGCCTCATGATGGACACTGCACAGGACAGACCTGGCCTTCAACAGTTGCTCAATCATGCGTGTTGAGCTCATGACTAACATACATGGGCCATGCTAGAGAGACCATTCTGCCATAAGCCCAAGATGTGAGAGTCCTCCCTCAAGGGCATGCGCCACAGCAGTCCATGAACAAATGAGTAAATACACAAATAGACACATAAATATTATGACAATGAAACttcattttaaatgaatttttaagtGGATAAAACTTATAGCAGATGAAATATAGGATGATTTTAAATGTTGTCCTTGTTGATATGTAAGAAATGAAAGCTATATGTAGTCAAAATCAACAATGTATCTTTgcaaatatattttacttttctctgttttcttaacaTGTAGAATTTGAATCATAACTTTTTTATTCTACATATGAGAAATCTTAGGTgttaatgttatttatttatacttgGAAGGTGGTTACTTGTATCCTTACTTCATACTTATTTGAATGTTCTGTATATATGCTCTCTCCCTCAATAAGgagatcatatatatatatatatatatatatatatatatatatatatatatatatataaacatgcatacacatgtttataaataaataaatgtacagaTACACTAATCTAAGTTTCCATCTTTCAACACATAGCCTAGTCAACAAAATTAGGAACAACAAAATATTGATCAACTCATTGACGATTGCTATTGAgtttaaatataataaattttgATCTTTCCACATGTGAAAATTAAGTCTCTAAGAGTATATAAATGATTTAgactttcatatattttatttatttatttatttagtaaatgCTGTTTCTTTATCATGCACTAAATCAATTCTTAACCTTATTTCTAATTCCCTGGACAGAATGGCAGCATTTTGCTGTGGTCCTGAGTCAAGAAGACCAGCACTGAGTGAGGTTTGTGACCCTGCCTATGCCCCTGTCCTGGCTGTTCCAAAGGCTCTGACCCACAGTTCAGAAGCCTTGATGACACACTCAGGTGGAGACTTCAGGCAATGTGCCTCATGTGAGCTGGTTGGTCACAAACATTTCCCAAACCAGTGAAAATTACTCACAACTCAAACTGAGCAATACTGTGTCTATGGAAGCGTATTTTCCCTCTGGTTTTGCTTTTCCAATTATCCACTTTATTGAAGTCACCCCCTGACCATTTACTACTGAGATCCCTGTGTTTAGCAGACCCCATGCCCATTGCAGGTGCCATTAAAGACTTACCACAGACAGAATTTTTAAATGAACTACAACATCAAATGTTTTCAATTGCTCCTAAGTTCTTCCTCCTGTGTATTTCTGACTTGACTGTGTTCCTGTGATGTTCACTGCATCTACACAGCCATCCACATTTTCCCTGCAGCTCTGGGAAGCCAACATCGCTCACTCCTGTCTCCCTCAGTGTCCTGCTTCTATCTCCAGGGGCAACTTCTATGAGGCACCTAGAATTTCCACAGGCACATTTCACGACTCTTCCCACCAAGTCACCCCAGGTCAGGAGCATACTCCTAAGATGCCAGGATTATTAATGAAATTATACCTTCTGTGCCATTCAGTGGCATCTGGATTGACATGCAGAGCTACACCTGAATCCAAAGATGAGTGCTCTAACAGCAAGCTAGTTAATGTGTGAGGAGGTTGAAAGAACCTGGTACACACCCGGCAGCTTCTACCCTGGACATACAACACTTTCCCAGGGTGAAGTCTGTTTCCCCACCTCGCTCCACAAATCCTTGTTAATGTTGGAGAGACACGCAACACAGACTTCCTACCCACTTCTCCTCTGTAACCTTGGAAACTGGCCCCAAAATATGTTCTCCACATGAGTTTCAAACTttaattttttcatgaattttatGTATGGATGGATACATATAAATGGGAAGGGAAAATCTACTACCTCTCATGACAGTTGGCTGCTCTTAAAGTTTCTATTAAATTGTAATTTGGGGAATCTTCAACCAAGCATAATTCTAGTATCTTTTACTCAAAATCCTTAGCACTCACCATTTCATGAGATAGAAATTTAAAATAGTATGTTATAAAGAAAACTGAATTAATTAGCTGCCTCTAGTTTTGCCACATACACATACAGTTTCGTCCTAATGCAGACATTTCTTCTGGAACTCACTTTTAAGTACACACACACTCTGCTCCATCACATTCCCTCACTCCTCCTAAGTCCTGGTCTGCAGGCTTTTCACTGTGTCTGAGAATTTGGGTGATGGATCTGACTTACCTGCCTCCCTTCCATGCCTGGCTGCTTTCTACAGCACACACCCTCACCCAGCACTCTCAGAGACTTCAGCGTCTTCAGTTCTCCCATTCAGTGGTAAAATCCCTCTATACGTGGACCTCATGCTCAGCAAACAGATCAGTGCCCCGGAACCAGGCAGGCCTGGCAGGATGGATGCCCGGTGCACTGGTGAGGCATTGTGATGGGTGTGCACTCTGCTGCAGGCTCAC is a genomic window of Callospermophilus lateralis isolate mCalLat2 chromosome 5, mCalLat2.hap1, whole genome shotgun sequence containing:
- the LOC143400259 gene encoding olfactory receptor 2T27-like, with amino-acid sequence MTSLENHTVAEFFLLGLLQHTPAHFCVFVLISIMFFVTLTGNSLLILLMLVDPLLHTPMYFFLWQLSLIDILFTIAIVPKMMSDFLLHKTAISVSGCGTQIFLGLALGGTECILLGLMSYDRYVAICKPLHCLLHMNWTLCRQMALSSWVSGAFNALVHTVYTMKFPFCGPREIHHFYCELPGVLQLSCEDTLAYETGVLISTTILLLIPFSVILASYILILVTIIHMASAEGRKKAFSACSSHLVVVSLYYGAIIFMYMRPISSHTPGQDKVVSVFYTIVTPMLNPLIYSLRNKDVVGALRKTLWKCSACGKT